The DNA sequence CTCCTCCGGCGTGGCTTTGCGGCTGTCCCCGTCTGCCTGAACGCAGATGGCAGAAGAAAGGAAGACGATGAGGAAGCAGAGACATTTTGACAGATAAAGAGCTGAACGATTATCTTTTTTCATAACATGAATGCCCATAGATGAGTTTTAGGGAATATGCTGCAACTTATCGAATTAAACATAGCCGGATATTTTGGAGATACCTAAGGTCTGCCGGATGGACCAAGCCGCTGGAGCGATTCATCGCGCAGATCTGTGAGCAGGAGATCTCCTTCGTTGTTGAGGCGAAATTCACCGTACCTGGCGTTTTCATAGTCCGGTGCTGTTCCCTCCTGAAAGAAAAAGGCATTAGTTGCAAACTTGACTCTGCCGTTGCGCAAACGGAAGTTGAGAACCCTCTCGTTTTGCGCCCTGCTGCTCTCGCCCAGTCGCTGAAAATTTGCCACTCTGTTGGCGTCCAGACTGACGATGACGCGCCCGTTTCGTGGTGCCAGGTTGTCCGGCTGTTTTTTGTCATGCTGCCCGGCCAACGCACTTCGTATCTCGTTGCCCATGACGAACCGCAACGCCATATAATCACCCTGCATAAGTGACCGTGGATCCACCGGCGCCAACTGGAGAAAAATAACGTCGCCTTCCTTGAGCAGCGTTTCCTTTTGGTAAATTGAGTAATTTATGATGCCAAGGGTGAGCATTCCTGCGAGGATTGCCACCAGTGCCGGTTTACTCATGGCCTACCTCCTTTACTCCGGTGAAAAGCCATTTCGAAACCGCCAGTCGAACAAGCAGAAGGATACCGCCCGTTGCCGCCAATGTCGCCGATTTATGGAGAAGAGTAGTTTCGAGTGAATAATAATAGGCCGAGATGTAAAGGAGCAGCGAGGCAATACCGAGCCCCAGAACAATCCGATTGAAGGAACCAAAACCCAGTAAAATCAAGGTAAGTCCAACCGATATCCCCGGTGCCTCGAAAGAGACAGCGGCAACGGCTGCCGCCAGCAGGATCACCAGCTGCATTCTGCCATCGGTCCACCCTGTGCCATAGCGGTGCATAATCCTGGCGGAAACGGCAACCAGCAGGAACCCCAGGACAACCTCGTCCAGCCTTCCCGGCAGAACGAATGTGTTTTCTCCATGACTTCTCAGAAAAAGGTCGGCCACCTCATCCAGCACGGTTTGGCCCTTTATCTGGAGAAGAGAGATGGTCACCCCGTAGGCTGCGGGTCGGAGAAGTATTCCCAGACTCCCCCAGCGAAATTCGTTGAGCCAGAACAGAACGGCCAGTAGAGCGGCGAAAGCAAGGGCAAGTGAAACCCCGCCATAATAGGAGAGTGCCGCCGAGAGTGCGACGATGAAAAAGTAGCCGGCCAGCAAGCGCTGGAGAAAATTGGCCATCAAAAAGATCACTATAACCTGAAGACCGGCGCCGATAAACCATGGAGCAGGCCCATGCCAGCCGATTGCGTCGATGATCCCGAAGAGGAACAGGGCTTGGCCGGTCAGGCTGAGGACCAGGCCGAACTGTTCGATGAATTCGTTACTCCCCTTGCGGAAAAGGGCAAAGGCTACCACCATGACCAGAGCGCCGAAAATAGTGGCTAGGGCCTTGTTTTCGATGATAAACTGCAGGCCGACGGCGACGAACCCAAGCAGGAACAGGGCAGCCAGCCAACCTGTAATACCGAGCATGACCCGGATATACCAGGGCGACGAATCCTGCTGCTTTTCCGGGCAGTCGCCCGCAACGATATCGGCATCCCGCAAGCGCCGCCAGAGAAGAGAGGTATCGTTGTTCATCCGACTGTCTCCCCATGGACCTTTTTGAGCCACACCGCCGAAATGGCCGACATTGCCACCATGGCAAGAGCGATAAACAGAAATCCTCCGGCATTGCCGGAGTCGAGCAGAACTTTGGCGAGCAGGACCATTGTACCGATAATGATCGAAAGACATAGACCCGCCAGCATGAAAAGGTCATGCCTGAAATGCCGATAACCCAGATATATGCCTGTACACCAGCCGAGATAGAGCAGGATATTCCAGCCGCCGGCCTGGTGCCGGTCAACGATAGTGAAGATGACGATCATGGTGGCCACCGTCCCGCCGGCAACGGCAAGCAGGCGGATGGCCCAGCGACCTTCAAGCCAGGAGAAATATTTCGTTCCCATCTCCCAGAGAATAAGC is a window from the Desulfopila inferna genome containing:
- a CDS encoding DUF4401 domain-containing protein, with product MNNDTSLLWRRLRDADIVAGDCPEKQQDSSPWYIRVMLGITGWLAALFLLGFVAVGLQFIIENKALATIFGALVMVVAFALFRKGSNEFIEQFGLVLSLTGQALFLFGIIDAIGWHGPAPWFIGAGLQVIVIFLMANFLQRLLAGYFFIVALSAALSYYGGVSLALAFAALLAVLFWLNEFRWGSLGILLRPAAYGVTISLLQIKGQTVLDEVADLFLRSHGENTFVLPGRLDEVVLGFLLVAVSARIMHRYGTGWTDGRMQLVILLAAAVAAVSFEAPGISVGLTLILLGFGSFNRIVLGLGIASLLLYISAYYYSLETTLLHKSATLAATGGILLLVRLAVSKWLFTGVKEVGHE
- a CDS encoding GDYXXLXY domain-containing protein, which translates into the protein MSKPALVAILAGMLTLGIINYSIYQKETLLKEGDVIFLQLAPVDPRSLMQGDYMALRFVMGNEIRSALAGQHDKKQPDNLAPRNGRVIVSLDANRVANFQRLGESSRAQNERVLNFRLRNGRVKFATNAFFFQEGTAPDYENARYGEFRLNNEGDLLLTDLRDESLQRLGPSGRP